The nucleotide sequence CAAAATGATGATTTCCCAGCAATAGGTCTAATTGATTTATTCGAATTTGACCCAAAAAACAACCGTGCTGGTATAGGAATTGTGATTCAAGGACTTAGTCATCGAAATCAGAAAGTAGGTACAGAAGCTTTGGAACTCTTAATCAACTACTCATTCCAACATTTAAATTTACATCAATTATATGCAAATATTGGTGAAGAAAACAGCGCCAGTAAAGCACTTTTTACTAAATTTGGTTTTAAATGTGTGGGAATCAAAAAAGACTGGAATCTTACACATGGAGAGTACAAAGATGAAGGAATGTACCAACTAATCAATCAACAACTTTAACTATTAAGACTTTGAACTTAAAGAAAACTATCTCGACTGCAGCAATTGTAATTATTTCTGGATTAATACTTTACGGGTTTATCATCATTAGACAAATTTTTTCAGAGAATACAAAATTCTCCAAAAAAGAAGTTTACATCCATATCCCTTCTGATGCAAATTATCAAACTGCAAAAACCATAATTGCTCCTTATATCGAAAATATGGATCGTTTTGAAATGGTCGCTAGTAAAAGAAATTATCCTGAAAACGTAAAAGCAGGTCGCTTCTTGTTTACCAAAGGCATGAATAGTTATGAATTAGTAAAAGCGTTACGCTCCAATATACCGGTTAAACTGGCTTTCAATAATCAAGAACGTTTAGAAAACTTTGCAGGTCGTATTAGTTCCCAAATCGAAGCTGATAGCATTTCGTTATTAAACACCATCAAAGATTCTGTTTTCATGAAAGAAAATGGATTTAACGAAGAGAATGTTTTTGCCATGTTTATCCCAAATACTTATGAATTTTACTGGAATACCTCAGCTAGAAAATTCAGAGATAAAATGATCAAGGAATATCATAAATTTTGGACTGACGAAAGAATTAACAAAGCAAAAGCTCAAAACCTCAGCCCAGTTGAAGCAACCATTCTCGCTTCGATTGTACATAAAGAATCTGTTAAAAAAGACGAAAGACCTAGAATTGCTGGAGTATACTTGAATCGTTTAAGAATAGGAATGCCTCTCCAAGCTGATCCAACAGTTATTTATGCTATCAAGAAAAAATCGAATGATTTTGAACAAGTCATCAAAAGAGTATTCTACAACGACTTGGTCATGTCATCTCCATACAATACATATATAAACACAGGGCTTCCTCCTGGACCAATTGCTATGCCTGATATTACTGCGATGGAAGCTGTATTAAATCCTGAAAAACATGATTATATCTATTTTTGTGCTAGTGTTGACCGTTTTGGGTATCATGAATTTGCCGCTACCCTTCCAGAACACAATAAGAATGCAAAGAAATATTCGGATTGGATTAATAGTCAAGGAGTAAAACGATAATTTTGAATTGGAAAACAACCCATTTCTACATTCTCATATTCGGAATTATAACTACTTTTTCTTTTGCACAAAATAAGGTAGATTCCTTTTTAAAACCTGCTGACACCTTAAATGCTAGTAGAAAAAAAACAGTCATTCTTTCTGAAACCATAATTGGCACTTCTGCTTTAATTGGACTTAATCAATTATGGTATGCAGCCTATCCTCGTTCCAAATTTCATTTTATCAATGATAACAAGGAATGGTTGCAAATGGATAAATTAGGACATAGTTACTCCTCATATCACTTAGGCCGATTTGGTGCCGAACTATTACAATGGAGTGGCGCAAGTAAAAAAGACCAAATCCTCTATGGAGCAGGAATTGGTTTTGCTTTTCTAACGGCTGTTGAAGTTCTTGACGGCTTCTCGTCGCAATGGGGCGCCTCTATGGGTGATGTTTTAGCCAATGCCTCAGGAACAGCTTTATACGTTTCACAAGAATTAATATGGAACGAACAACGCATCATCCCTAAATTTTCTTTTCAAAAATCTATTTATGCTGCTGAACGACCTTTAGTTTTAGGCAGTAGTCTAACAGAACAAATTTTAAAAGACTATAATGGCCAAACTTATTGGCTTTCAATCAATTTAAAATCCTTTGCTAAAGATTCTAAAATTCCAAAATGGATAAACCTAGCTTTGGGTTATGGAGCAGATGGAATGCTTTATGGCAACAACGAAAAACCTCACAAGAACATCAACTTTCAAACAACAAAAAAGAGACAATTTTATATCAGTTTAGACGTTGACCTGACGAAAATTGACACAAAATCCCACATTTTAAAAACTTTTTTTAGTGTTTTTAATACTTTAAAAATTCCCGCACCATCAATAGAAATCACACCTAACGAGAGAGTTAGAGCCCATCTAATCCACTTTTAACATAGTTTAACAGCTTGATTTTCAGAATCATAAAAATTGTTGTATATTTGCATGCAGAAATTTCAGAAGGTGACAGGGCTCTGAAGAAAAACAATTTATGAGAAAGAAGTGGTATTTTTATACAAGTTTAGCGATTATTGTAGCGTTTTTAAGCGCAGGTTTCAAACCTCTTAAAATTGATACTAATCATTGGTTTCTAATAAAAAACCCCGATGGTACACAATACTTGTACCCATCACAAGAACAAGAAGACTACACCAATTTGAATATCCCTTTTACTGGAAATTTATTTATTGGTTTCAAAGAAGCAATCGGCTTCAAAGAATCACAAGGAAAATACAAAAAAATTAATTCTTTAGGTTATTTAGGAAAATACCAGTTTGGTGTTGAAACACTAAAATCAATTGGAATTAAAGATAGTCTATCTTTTTTAAGAAGTCCTAAAATGCAAGAAAAAGCATTTGTGGCACTTTTAGCAAAGAACAAATGGCTCCTACGTGACATCATTGAAAAATACGAAGGTAAAATCGTTAGTGGTATCCGAGTAACCGAATCTGGTATTTTAGCGGCTGCTCACCTAGGTGGAGCAGGTTCAGTAAAAAAATTCTTTAGCAGTAATGGAAAAAGATACATCAGAGATGCGTATGGAACTTCCGTAAGAAGTTATATGAAAGCATTTGGAGGATATGACACTTCATTTATTGTACCTAACAACAATGCTGTTGTTACTATGAACTAATTTTCATTAGTTACATTTTTCAACACATGGCGATTAAGTAACTTGAAAGTTTTACAATATACTAACACCATATTTCATACTTAGTTATGAAATTGGTGTTTTTTTTTTACCTAAAAAAACTATTATTCCCTCAACAAACCCTCTAAGATCGTAATAGCAGCTTGACTAATCTTTGTCCCAGGCCCAAAGATAAAATCCACTCCAACATCCGATAAAAATTGATAATCTTGTGTTGGAATAACACCACCTACCACAACAATAACATCCTCACGTTGATAATTCTCAAGTTCCTCAAGTACCTGTGGAACTAATGTTTTATGCGCACCAGCAAGTGAAGAAATACCCAAAACATGTACATCATGCTCTATTGCTTGCTTCACAATTTCGACAGGAGTTTGAAACAGAGGACTCATAAAAACATCAAACCCAACATCAGCATAGCTGGTCGCAACAACTTTAGCCCCTCGGTCATGACCATCTTGCCCCATTTTAGCAATTAAAATTCGGGGCTGAAATCCTTTTTTATCCAAAAAAGTCTTGGCTAGCTGTTTGGCTTTCCCAAATTGTTCGTCTTTTTTTATAGCTTTATCATAAACTCCGCTAAAAGATTTTATTTGTGCCACATACCTACCATAAACTGTTTCAAGGGCCGTACTAATTTCGCCCAAAGTAGCACGATTTCTAGCGGCTTCAATTGAGATTTCTAATAAATTACCTTCTCCTGTTTGAGCAGCACGAATTAATTGTTGAAGAGAATCCTCAACAAGCTTAGCGTCTCTTCTATTTTTAATTTCTGCCAAATATTCCAATTGTTGCTTACGCACCATCTGGTTATCGACATCAAGTATTTCTAATCTTTCTTCTTTATCAAGTTTGTATTTATTAACCCCAATGATGGTATCTTGCTCACTATCAATTCGAGCCTGTTTACGAGCGGCAGCTTCTTGTATCCGTAGTTTTGGAATTCCATTTTCAATAGCTTTTGTCATTCCACCCAAAGCCTCTACTTCTTCAATTAACTTCCATGCTTTTTCAGCAATCGAATTAGTTAAACTTTCGACATAATAACTTCCTGCCCAAGGATCAACTGTTTTAGTTATCTTAGTTTCTTCTCTTAAATACAATTGTGTATTGCGAGCAATTCGAGCGGAAAAATTAGTTGGTAAAGCAATTGCCTCATCTAAAGCATTAGTATGTAAGGATTGTGTTCCTCCAAAAACGGCAGCCGCTGCTTCAATACAAGTTCGCGTCACATTATTAAAAGGATCTTGTTCCGTTAAACTCCAACCGCTTGTTTGGCAATGTGTTTTCAATACTAAAGACTTTGGATTTTGAGGGTTAAACTGCTTCACTAATTTAGCCCATAACATCCTTGCTGCACGAAGTTTGGCAATTTCCATAAAATGATTCATCCCAATTGCCCAGAAAAAAGAAAGATTAGGCGCAAAATCATCAATTTTCATTCCGGCCGCTAATCCTGTTCGAATATATTCTAAACCATCGGCAAGTGTATAAGCCAATTCAATATCAGCAGTTGCACCAGCTTCTTGCATATGATAACCCGAAATCGAAATCGAATGAAACTTTGGCATTTTATTATAAGTATATTCAAATATATCCGAAACTATTTTCATCGAAGCCTTTGGTGGATAGATGTAGGTATTTCGAACCATAAACTCTTTCAAAATATCATTCTGAATCGTTCCTAATAATTGTTCGGGAGCAACCCCTTGTTCTTCTGCAGCGACAATATAAAATGCCATTATAGGTAAAACAGCTCCATTCATGGTCATGGACACAGAGATATCACTGAGTGAAATTCCGTCAAACAAGCGTTTCATATCCTCAACGGTGTCGATAGCCACTCCAGCCTTTCCTACATCACCTACCACTCTTTCGTGGTCAGAATCATAACCTCGATGTGTGGGCAAATCAAAAGCAATTGACAATCCTTTTTGTCCAGCAGCTAAATTTCTTTTGTAAAAAGCATTACTTTCCTCAGCAGTTGAAAAACCAGCATATTGTCTTACCGTCCAAGGTTTTTTCAAATACATAGTTGCATAGGGCCCTCGCAAATAAGGAGGGAAACCTGCTGCAAAATCTAAATGACCAAGTCCTTCAACGTCTTCCTCCGAATAAGTCGATTGAATATCAATTCCTTCAGGAGTCACAAAGCTATCTTTAGGAAAATCCGAAATAGATTTCCTAGTACTTTCGTTAAGGGTAATATGTTGAATGTCTTTTCTTTTCACAAGAAATAATATTGTATGATTAGCATTTTATTATTCTGTAGCCAAACGATCTTGGTCCAATTTATCTGCCAAACGCTTTTCAATTATAGGAATAATGAGCGTTTTTCTAGATTTTAGCTTCACAAATGGGTACAATTCCAATTCTTCTTTCATTCTATCTTCTCGACTCGCATGTTTGTTTGTCCCTATTAAACCATCTTCTTTAGAATCAAATAATGCTTGTTCTTTATCTGCGCTTAATTGAATTTTATTTCTGATTACTCCTTCGTTTAGCAATTTCAAGAAGCCTCCTTTCGCTTCCATTTCCTTAAATAATGACAGCGCTTTATCTGCTAACTGACTTGTCAAACTCTCTATATAATAACTTCCATCAGCAGGATTATTGACTTTATCAAAATAACTTTCGTCTTTCAAAATCAACAATTGATTTCTGGCAATTCGATCTCCAAACTCATTGTCCTTATGATAAAGTGAGTCGTAAGGCAAATTAGCTATAGCATCTGCCCCACCCAATATTGCCGACATACACTCCGTTGTTGTACGCAACATATTGACATTATAACCATAGACCGATTTGTTGCGCTTACTAGGGCTTACCAATAAATGACAATCAAAATCATGATTGTATTCTTTGGCCAATACCTGAAATAAAATCCGAAAGGCACGCAATTTTGCAATTTCAAAAAAGTAATTTGAACCTACTGCAACCTCAAAAACAATAGCAGTACTAATCGATGGAATTCTATTGAAATATTCATTTACCTGTCCCAAGCCATAGGCTAATTGTTGCACCATATTGGCTCCTGCATTTTGATACAAACCAACATTAACACTTATACAGGGACGATGCGGCACTGCTTTTGAAATTAAACTAAGGGTATCAAAATTTGTGGCTTCTTTAGTTGTAAACCAATTTCCGTCTTTTGCTAACTGACCAATAGGGTCTAAATTATAATAAATGGTCACATCTTTTGACTGGACAGTTTTTTCAATTCTTTGGATAAAATCCAAAGAAAGAAACCTAAAATTAAAATAAATAATTAATCCTTCAAGAGGTAATTTAGTTAACAAGTCTTCAATCAAAATCGTTTCATCTTCGATAGTGAAACGCAAACTATTGGCTCCGCGACTTAAAGTATCTAAAGCTCGCTCAATTGTTTTCTCGATATCATACACAAAAATATTTTGACATATTTTAAATTGTGTAGCAGTCGTTTTTACGGGGTATTTTTTTATTGATTCATCCTTATGATAAAAAGGTTTGACTTTTATATCTTCAGGAGAATTCCATATCATGGTTTCATTATAATCAGCTCCATCCAATTCAAATTGGATTTTCTGCTTCCATAATTTAGAAGAGACTGGGTCGAATTCGTCAAATAATGGAGTAGTCATGATACTTCTTTTTTAGTATTAAAAAAATATAAAATAAGACAGAATTGCTTATTAATCTAAATGGAATAAGTAGCTTTTATGAATTGCCCATTTAACCAAAACAAACTAGGATCATTTCTTAACGATACTGTCTCCTTCAAATTCAATGATGTAGATATCTTCACTGTCTTTTTTCATAAAGTACTTTTCACGAGCATATTTTTCAATTTGCTCAGGATTTTGGAGCATTTTAATCTGCTTTTCATCCTTTTTGATTTCCTCTTGGTAATAAGCTTTATTTTCTTCCAATTCTTCTATTTGATTATCTAGAATTCGATGATCAAAATAAGAATAATTATCTAAAAAAATCATCCATGTTGCAAAAAACAAAAGCACCCAAATGTACTTGTTACTTATAAATTTAAACCAAGATTTGTCTTTATATGGATTAGTCATTCGAATGATATAATTTCAGAAATTAGCGTATTGATTTAGGATATAAAATTACAACAATTTATAGTAATTTTTGATTTATTAATGCACGAACTACCTCAATTGCTACGGTATTGGGCTTATCATTGGGTATGATTATATCTGCGAATGCTTTTGTAGGTTCTATAAACTGTTGATGCATGGGTTTTAAGGTAGTTTGATAACGGTTTAAAACTTCATTCATATCTCTTCCTCTCTCAGCGATATCTCTTTTTAATCTTCTAATTAGTCGTTCATCAGCATCGGCATGAACAAATATTTTCACATCAAACAAATCACGAAGTTCAGGATGCGTAAATATCAAAATCCCTTCAACAATTAAAACTTTTCTTGGATGTGTGATAATATAATCTTCGGTACGGTTATGAGTCACAAACGAATAAATGGGTTGATGAATCGTTTTGCCAGACTTCAACTCCATTAAATGAGATACTAAAAGAGGAAAGTCTATAGCTCTAGGATGATCAAAATTAATTGCGCCTCGTTCTTCATAACTCAAATGATGAGTTGCATTGTAATAAGAGTCTTGCGATAGCACTCCTACTTCTGATTCGGGAAATTCATTTACAATCTGGTTTACAACTGTTGTTTTTCCACTTCCTGTACCTCCAGCAATTCCTATAACTAACATATTTTTTTTGTTTAGTATAAATACAAAAATAGGAATTTATTCGGGTTGAATATGTCCGATATTGAATTATAAAACTCGATTTACTTGAACCACTCTTTTAGAATAATAACTTTCTTTAATGGAAGAAATAATTACTCCCGAATTTGATGCATGAATAAATTTAACATCACCATCAGCGACTTCCACCACCATACCCACATGATTGATTTGGCGCCCTCCTCTAGTCTTAAAAAATATCAAATCTCCTTTTTGAGCATTATCCAATTCAACAACTTCCCCATATCGAGATTGCTCCAACGAAGTTCTTGGCAGCTGTATATCATGTGCTCCAAAAGCGGTACACATTAATCCTGAACAATCAAAACCGTCCTTTGATGTTCCTCCAATACGGTAACGAACACCTATATTTTCTGAAGCGGTCAAAATCAATTGATCTATAAATTCTGGACCATGATAGGAATTAATATTACTTTCCTCTTCCATTGGCTCTCCAACAAATTCTTGTTTTACAACTGTTGGATTTGTTATTTTCGGACTACGAATAGTCAACAAAGAACCAATATTAAATTTAGTAGCAATTTTAGGATTTTGTCTTTCTAGTTCTTTTACAGTAATACCATAATGTTTTGCTATACCGTATTTGGTTTCTTTCGCTAATACCTTATGAGTAACGGTTACTTCTTCTATTTTATTTTCTATAACTGGCTTGACAACAGTTGTTTTTTCTGTGTTTGAAATCTGAGTATTTGCAACAGCTGTTTCTTTTCCACTTTGAATTTCTTTTTCTGAAGAAACTCCATTGGTTTCTTTGGCTGGAATGTTAATCTTTTGTCCAATTTTCAAACCTTCTGATTCCAAATTAGGATTCGCTTTATCCAAATCAGCAACTGTAATACCGTATTCTTTAGCAATACCATATTTGGTTTCCTTTTGCAATACTTCGTGAATAATTCCTGAATCAGTTGTAGACTCTTTTTTGACCACTTCAACAGTTGGTAAAACATTCTCAACTGTCGCTTTGGTTTTTTCTTCAACCTTAGGCGCCACCTCTTTTTTCTCTTGAGTTGATTCCTTTGACTCAGAAGCCACAACAGCTTGCTTCACTTTTGCTGGAATCATAATCATTTGTCCCACTTTTAAAGCTTTACCTTCTAATTTAGGATTTGCATTATCTAAGTCAGCGACAGTAATTCCATATTCTTTAGCAATACTATACTTGGTTTGTTTAGGTAATACCTCATATTCAAAGCCTACCGTTTCTTTTACTGCTTCAACAGTTATATTTGATGGAGAAGAGACCATAACATCCTTCAAAATCAATTTTCCAGAAACTTCATCTTCTTTTTTAGGCAAAACTACTTCTTTCGATTCTGAAACAACATCTGGAACGTATTTTTTGACAGGAATAATTATCTTTTGTCCTACTTTCAACTCTTCTGTTTGTAAAATAGGGTTTGCCATATCCAACATCGCCACTGTAATACCATGCTCCTTTGCAATATTGTATTTGGTTTCCTTTGGTAAAACTTCATATTCAATTCCTTCGGTATATTTTATGCTTGTTTGCAAATCCTCAGTAGCAGCTGTTAATTCCTTTGGAGATACTTTCTTTTTTCTTAAAGTTCCACCTATAATTATAAGCTTCTGCCCTACTTTAAGTCCAGATTCTTCAAGGGTTGGATTTGCTTTGTATAAGTCATCTACTGCTACACTATATTCTTTTGAGATACCGTAAAGTGTTTCTTTAGCCAACACTTCGTGTATAATTTCGGGAGTTAAAGAAGCTTTTGAAGAAGAAATATCATTTTGAGAAGCAATAGGAATCAACAAAACCGATTTGAATTTTATTCCATTTTTGGCTTCGGGATTTAGTTCGTAGATATCACTAGCCTTAAGATTGTATTGTTTTGCAATTTTCGAAATAGTTTCTCCTTTAGAAACGATGTGTTCTGTAGTTTTTTGCTGTGAAAAAGCGGTAAAACCAAACAACAAGACCGTGATTAAAATCCAACTATAACTCCTCATAAAATTTATTTCTATTTAAATCAAAACAAGTCGTTTTGAGTAAAATTTAGCTTATTATTTAACAATAATCGAAAAACATGAATTAACGCTATTTTCGGACCGTAAAAATACTTCTTCCGTGCAAATATCGCATTTTATTTAACAAATCCTTGTACGCATTTTAACAATTCTAAATAATTAATAAGCACTTAAAAAAATTTAAAATTGATTTTTTTTTATTCAAACCAACTTAATAAGTCTCCTAAAAATAGATTTAATTCAAATCAACGCCTCCCCTAGATTTTATTATAAAAAACGCCATTTCACTATCCCTATTTTTTTAGAAAAAAAACAAGATAGATTTATTTGATAAAAAAAATAAATCAAAATATACTAACAACCAGTAGATTAATCAAAATTAAATTATATATTTGGAAACCAGAATTGGATAACCAATTTAGTTATCCTGACTGGGAAACCAATTTTACAACCTAAATAAATAACAATTATGAAAAAACAATTACTTAGTCAAGCAAGACTATCGCAGTTTTTGTGCTGCTTAGCGCTTTTTTTACTGTGCTCCAATTTGAGTTGGGGACAAACTACAGTGTTTCATGAAACATTTGGTTCTACTGCTATTACATGGTCAGCTCCAACTCCCGTTTTTCACACAGGAGGAACTTCAACAGTACCTGCATCACCTAGTCAAGCAGTTTACACTCGTATTACAAATCCTGCAGCCACTTCGGCTACGGCAGCAAACGTTGCTTTAAATAGCACTGATGGTTACTTATATATGCCTCAAACTGCGAGTGGAAACGGAAAAATTTTCCAATCGACTCCAATTCCAACTGGACTTAATCCAATATTAACAAATAACACTGGTGATATAACTTGGACTTTTAATGTTAGAACTTCCAACAATTCAGTTACAGCATCTACTTTTAATGATAATGGTAGATTCTTTGGTGTTATTTTGGGCGCTAATAGTACAAATGCATTTACATCAGGAAGCACACAATCTGGATATGCCGTAGTTATAAATAAAAGCACAACTGATGCTAATTATAACGCTATTAAGTTAGTAAAAATGGAAAATGGCTTTGTTTCAGGAACTACTGGTGTTACTACTTTATTAGAGTCTCCTGCAGTCACTGCTAATAATAATTTTTATAGTGTTAAGGTGGTTTATGATCCAAATAATGACAATTTCAAGATGTACTATCGTAATGACGGTGCTTCAGCCTGGACAAATGCTGCAACAGATTCTGGCTACACTCAAGTAGGTGCAGAAGCAGGAATTACTGAAACAACATTCGTAAGTACTACAATGGTTACTCAAGGTGTTTTCTCTGGAAATTCAGCTACCGGTTCAGGGTTTTTCTTTGACAATATGAAAATAGTAGTATCACCACCTCCAACTGCTCCAATAATCAGCAATTCACCAGCTTTTACAACTTTTACTTACGAAGGCACTGGACCATCCACTATTCAAACTTCTGTTATTGATGGTGACAATTTAACTGGAGACATAACATTAGAAATAAACACTGCAACAGATAAATATCAATTTTCATTAAACAATTTTTCAACTATTGCTACTACAGGAACTCTTGTTATACCAGATTTAGGAAGTTTATCTGTTCGTTTGAAAGCAGGTTTAGCTGCTGGACCTCAAAATCAAACTATTGAATTAAAATCAAACGCAGATTTATATACTAAAAACATTAATTTATCAGGAACAGTTATTGGTGCGTACACTTATAATGGTTCTGGTTCTTTATCTGATGTTAATAACTGGACACCTGTCCCTTCAGCAATGACTGAAGCAGCAGCTAAATTTTATATTACTACTAATGCAGCAACAGATTTCGTATGGGCATTAGGCGCAAGTTCTATAGCTTCTGTTAAGGATGGAGCAACATTAACCATAGCTGATACTTTTCCTATAACAGGACAAGTAAATGTGCTCGCAGCTAGTACTTTAATTATTGATAATTCTACTTACCCAACTTTGGGTACTATAGACGCTACTTCGAATGTACATTTACGTAAACAACCTATAACTACGCATACTGGTAGCATTTCTTTCGGTAATTTATTTATTGACGGAGGTAATACGATCACTTTTAGTGGTGGTTCTTCAATATTATCAGGAACTTATACTATTAATGGTACACTTACTGTTGCAGAAGATTCTAATATATCATTTAATAGTTCATCTCCTTATAGTTCATTATATTTTGCAACTGGGGCAAAAGCTGTAATAAATGGTAACTTAAAACAATCTAGAGCATTTAATTTAGTTGAATTTAGTAAAGCTAGCTTACAAACTGTTAATAACAATCCTCCTCTTCAATTTTTTGACGCTGAAGCTGTAGGAGTAAACTTTATTTTAGGACCAAATAGTACTATAGAATATTCAAGAGGAAATAGCAGTACACCTCAATTAGTTACTCCAAGATCAGATTATAAAAATTTAGCATTTTCTGATGGTTCAAATGGCGCAAATACAAAAACTGTTGATGGGACAATAAATGTTTCTGGCACATTAACATT is from Flavobacterium sp. NG2 and encodes:
- the mltG gene encoding endolytic transglycosylase MltG; this translates as MNLKKTISTAAIVIISGLILYGFIIIRQIFSENTKFSKKEVYIHIPSDANYQTAKTIIAPYIENMDRFEMVASKRNYPENVKAGRFLFTKGMNSYELVKALRSNIPVKLAFNNQERLENFAGRISSQIEADSISLLNTIKDSVFMKENGFNEENVFAMFIPNTYEFYWNTSARKFRDKMIKEYHKFWTDERINKAKAQNLSPVEATILASIVHKESVKKDERPRIAGVYLNRLRIGMPLQADPTVIYAIKKKSNDFEQVIKRVFYNDLVMSSPYNTYINTGLPPGPIAMPDITAMEAVLNPEKHDYIYFCASVDRFGYHEFAATLPEHNKNAKKYSDWINSQGVKR
- the scpA gene encoding methylmalonyl-CoA mutase — encoded protein: MKRKDIQHITLNESTRKSISDFPKDSFVTPEGIDIQSTYSEEDVEGLGHLDFAAGFPPYLRGPYATMYLKKPWTVRQYAGFSTAEESNAFYKRNLAAGQKGLSIAFDLPTHRGYDSDHERVVGDVGKAGVAIDTVEDMKRLFDGISLSDISVSMTMNGAVLPIMAFYIVAAEEQGVAPEQLLGTIQNDILKEFMVRNTYIYPPKASMKIVSDIFEYTYNKMPKFHSISISGYHMQEAGATADIELAYTLADGLEYIRTGLAAGMKIDDFAPNLSFFWAIGMNHFMEIAKLRAARMLWAKLVKQFNPQNPKSLVLKTHCQTSGWSLTEQDPFNNVTRTCIEAAAAVFGGTQSLHTNALDEAIALPTNFSARIARNTQLYLREETKITKTVDPWAGSYYVESLTNSIAEKAWKLIEEVEALGGMTKAIENGIPKLRIQEAAARKQARIDSEQDTIIGVNKYKLDKEERLEILDVDNQMVRKQQLEYLAEIKNRRDAKLVEDSLQQLIRAAQTGEGNLLEISIEAARNRATLGEISTALETVYGRYVAQIKSFSGVYDKAIKKDEQFGKAKQLAKTFLDKKGFQPRILIAKMGQDGHDRGAKVVATSYADVGFDVFMSPLFQTPVEIVKQAIEHDVHVLGISSLAGAHKTLVPQVLEELENYQREDVIVVVGGVIPTQDYQFLSDVGVDFIFGPGTKISQAAITILEGLLRE
- a CDS encoding septum formation initiator family protein, with the translated sequence MTNPYKDKSWFKFISNKYIWVLLFFATWMIFLDNYSYFDHRILDNQIEELEENKAYYQEEIKKDEKQIKMLQNPEQIEKYAREKYFMKKDSEDIYIIEFEGDSIVKK
- a CDS encoding GNAT family protein, yielding MITLKGKNIYIRALEPNDLEFIYTMENDENIWEVSNTQTPYSRFLIRQYLENAQQDIYEAKQLRLAICQNDDFPAIGLIDLFEFDPKNNRAGIGIVIQGLSHRNQKVGTEALELLINYSFQHLNLHQLYANIGEENSASKALFTKFGFKCVGIKKDWNLTHGEYKDEGMYQLINQQL
- a CDS encoding DUF2279 domain-containing protein — its product is MNWKTTHFYILIFGIITTFSFAQNKVDSFLKPADTLNASRKKTVILSETIIGTSALIGLNQLWYAAYPRSKFHFINDNKEWLQMDKLGHSYSSYHLGRFGAELLQWSGASKKDQILYGAGIGFAFLTAVEVLDGFSSQWGASMGDVLANASGTALYVSQELIWNEQRIIPKFSFQKSIYAAERPLVLGSSLTEQILKDYNGQTYWLSINLKSFAKDSKIPKWINLALGYGADGMLYGNNEKPHKNINFQTTKKRQFYISLDVDLTKIDTKSHILKTFFSVFNTLKIPAPSIEITPNERVRAHLIHF
- the udk gene encoding uridine kinase, with product MLVIGIAGGTGSGKTTVVNQIVNEFPESEVGVLSQDSYYNATHHLSYEERGAINFDHPRAIDFPLLVSHLMELKSGKTIHQPIYSFVTHNRTEDYIITHPRKVLIVEGILIFTHPELRDLFDVKIFVHADADERLIRRLKRDIAERGRDMNEVLNRYQTTLKPMHQQFIEPTKAFADIIIPNDKPNTVAIEVVRALINQKLL
- a CDS encoding methylmalonyl-CoA mutase subunit beta, producing MTTPLFDEFDPVSSKLWKQKIQFELDGADYNETMIWNSPEDIKVKPFYHKDESIKKYPVKTTATQFKICQNIFVYDIEKTIERALDTLSRGANSLRFTIEDETILIEDLLTKLPLEGLIIYFNFRFLSLDFIQRIEKTVQSKDVTIYYNLDPIGQLAKDGNWFTTKEATNFDTLSLISKAVPHRPCISVNVGLYQNAGANMVQQLAYGLGQVNEYFNRIPSISTAIVFEVAVGSNYFFEIAKLRAFRILFQVLAKEYNHDFDCHLLVSPSKRNKSVYGYNVNMLRTTTECMSAILGGADAIANLPYDSLYHKDNEFGDRIARNQLLILKDESYFDKVNNPADGSYYIESLTSQLADKALSLFKEMEAKGGFLKLLNEGVIRNKIQLSADKEQALFDSKEDGLIGTNKHASREDRMKEELELYPFVKLKSRKTLIIPIIEKRLADKLDQDRLATE
- a CDS encoding peptidoglycan-binding protein LysM, yielding MRKKWYFYTSLAIIVAFLSAGFKPLKIDTNHWFLIKNPDGTQYLYPSQEQEDYTNLNIPFTGNLFIGFKEAIGFKESQGKYKKINSLGYLGKYQFGVETLKSIGIKDSLSFLRSPKMQEKAFVALLAKNKWLLRDIIEKYEGKIVSGIRVTESGILAAAHLGGAGSVKKFFSSNGKRYIRDAYGTSVRSYMKAFGGYDTSFIVPNNNAVVTMN
- a CDS encoding LysM peptidoglycan-binding domain-containing protein, translated to MRSYSWILITVLLFGFTAFSQQKTTEHIVSKGETISKIAKQYNLKASDIYELNPEAKNGIKFKSVLLIPIASQNDISSSKASLTPEIIHEVLAKETLYGISKEYSVAVDDLYKANPTLEESGLKVGQKLIIIGGTLRKKKVSPKELTAATEDLQTSIKYTEGIEYEVLPKETKYNIAKEHGITVAMLDMANPILQTEELKVGQKIIIPVKKYVPDVVSESKEVVLPKKEDEVSGKLILKDVMVSSPSNITVEAVKETVGFEYEVLPKQTKYSIAKEYGITVADLDNANPKLEGKALKVGQMIMIPAKVKQAVVASESKESTQEKKEVAPKVEEKTKATVENVLPTVEVVKKESTTDSGIIHEVLQKETKYGIAKEYGITVADLDKANPNLESEGLKIGQKINIPAKETNGVSSEKEIQSGKETAVANTQISNTEKTTVVKPVIENKIEEVTVTHKVLAKETKYGIAKHYGITVKELERQNPKIATKFNIGSLLTIRSPKITNPTVVKQEFVGEPMEEESNINSYHGPEFIDQLILTASENIGVRYRIGGTSKDGFDCSGLMCTAFGAHDIQLPRTSLEQSRYGEVVELDNAQKGDLIFFKTRGGRQINHVGMVVEVADGDVKFIHASNSGVIISSIKESYYSKRVVQVNRVL